A part of Salmo trutta chromosome 15, fSalTru1.1, whole genome shotgun sequence genomic DNA contains:
- the LOC115149422 gene encoding long-chain fatty acid transport protein 4, producing MMRLACCTVLLFLLRLLVGLPWFQVLPSILIFYLGSGGWKFLLIFAKTISRDLHAAGVLLKVKSNVNRHLKERNTLPKIFAETVRRHGDKTALIFEGTGEKWSFRQLDEYSNRVANLLLQRGFVEGDVVALFMENRSQYVGLWLGMAKIGVEAALINFNLRLEALVHCVTISNAKAVVFGSELTEAVCEVHSSMGKTVQMLCSGDWDPKRVPAGTECLEPLLDAAPTHLPIRPDRCFTDRLFYIYTSGTTGMPKAAIVVHSRYYRMAALVYYGFGMTSDDVLYDCLPLYHSAGNIVGVGQCLIHGMTVVIKKKFSASRFWDDCAKYNCTIVQYIGEICRYLLNQPVKDIEGKHKVRMALGNGLRQSIWEEFTSRFNVLQIAEFYGATECNCSLGNFDNMTGACGFNSQILPFIYPIRLVKVDEETMELIRGPDGVCIPCGPGEPGQLVGRINQKDPLRRFDGYVNEGANSKKTANSVFKKGDTAYLSGDVLVMDQYGYMYFKDRTGDTFRWKGENVSTTEVEGTLSRLLDMKDVVVYGVEVPGAEGKAGMAAVADPERSTDLEKFGKDLEKALPPYARPVFLRFLKEVNKTGTYKFQKTDMRRDGFDPSMVSDKLYFLDPTRGRYVELHQELYSSIISGKQKL from the exons ATGATGCGCCTGGCTTGCTGCAccgtcctcctcttcctgctccgTCTCTTGGTGGGCCTGCCCTGGTTCCAggtcctcccctccatcctcatCTTCTACCTGGGCTCTGGAGGCTGGAAGTTCCTACTCATTTTCGCCAAAACCATCAGCAGAGATTTACA tGCGGCAGGCGTCCTCCTCAAGGTGAAGTCAAACGTCAATCGTCACCTGAAGGAACGAAACACCCTCCCTAAGATCTTCGCCGAGACGGTGCGTCGCCATGGGGACAAGACTGCGCTCATTTTCGAGGGCACAGGCGAGAAGTGGTCCTTCCGGCAGCTGGACGAGTACTCCAACCGCGTGGCCAACCTGCTGCTCCAGAGGGGCTTTGTGGAAGGGGATGTGGTTGCTCTCTTCATGGAGAACCGGTCCCAGTACGTGGGCCTCTGGCTGGGCATGGCCAAGATAGGAGTGGAGGCTGCTCTGATCAACTTTAACCTGCGGCTGGAGGCCCTGGTGCACTGCGTCACCATCTCAAACGCTAAGGCTGTGGTGTTCGGCAGCGAGCTGACCGAGG CGGTGTGTGAGGTGCACAGTTCCATGGGGAAGACCGTACAGATGCTGTGTTCAGGGGACTGGGACCCCAAACGTGTCCCTGCAGGGACAGAGTGCCTGGAGCCTCTACTGGATGCCGCGCCGACCCACCTGCCCATCCGACCAGACCGCTGCTTCACTG ATCGTCTGTTCTACATCTACACATCTGGGACCACCGGGATGCCCAAAGCTGCCATCGTGGTGCACAGCAG GTACTACCGCATGGCAGCCTTGGTATACTACGGCTTCGGTATGACGTCTGATGATGTGTTGTACGATTGCCTTCCACTCTACCACTCCGcag GAAACATTGTCGGCGTGGGGCAGTGCCTGATCCACGGCATGACGGTGGTCATCAAGAAGAAGTTCTCTGCCTCCCGATTCTGGGACGACTGTGCCAAGTACAACTGCACG ATTGTCCAGTACATCGGGGAGATCTGCCGGTACCTGTTGAACCAGCCGGTAAAGGACATAGAGGGTAAACACAAGGTCCGTATGGCGCTGGGTAACGGCCTGCGCCAGTCCATCTGGGAGGAGTTCACCTCTCGCTTCAACGTGCTACAGATAGCAGAGTTCTACGGAGCTACAGAGTGCAACTGTAGCCTGGGAAACTTCGACAACATG ACAGGAGCATGTGGCTTCAACAGCCagatcctccccttcatctaccccATCAGACTGGTGAAGGTAGATGAGGAGACCATGGAGCTCATCAGAGGCCCCGATGGCGTCTGCATCCCCTGTGGACCTG gtgaGCCCGGCCAGTTGGTAGGCAGGATCAATCAGAAGGACCCCCTGAGAAGGTTTGACGGCTACGTGAACGAAGGAGCCAACAGCAAGAAGACTGCTAACAGTGTCTTCAAGAAGGGAGACACTGCCTATCTCTCAG GCGATGTCCTAGTCATGGACCAGTATGGTTACATGTACTTTAAGGATCGTACAGGGGACACGTTCCGTTGGAAGGGAGAGAACGTGTCGACCACAGAGGTGGAGGGAACTCTGAGCCGTCTGCTGGACATGAAGGACGTGGTAGTCTACGGAGTGGAGGTGCCAG GCGCTGAGGGGAAGGCTGGGATGGCCGCCGTAGCAGATCCAGAGAGATCTACAGACCTGGAGAAGTTTGGGAAGGATCTGGAGAAAGCTCTGCCACCCTACGCACGACCCGTCTTCCTACGCTTCCTCAAAGAGGTCAACAAGACAG GCACCTATAAGTTCCAGAAGACAGACATGCGGCGGGACGGCTTTGACCCCAGCATGGTATCAGACAAACTGTACTTCCTGGACCCCACCAGGGGGCGCTATGTGGAGCTGCATCAGGAGCTGTACAGCAGCATCATCTCAGGGAAGCAGAAACTGTAA